The following proteins come from a genomic window of Thermodesulforhabdus norvegica:
- the rimI gene encoding ribosomal protein S18-alanine N-acetyltransferase, which translates to MQSEEKYSIIRMIPEHIKAIVSIEKEIQYEPWTESLFLAELRQPQALCFTLTVRGSIAGYVCSNIIHGELHVNNIGIAPSFQNRGYGTGLMVKLLEEARERGARIVHLEVRESNFSALHLYRKLGFRVRGRRPGYYSTPSGKEDAILMSLTL; encoded by the coding sequence ATGCAGAGTGAGGAAAAATACAGCATAATCAGAATGATTCCGGAACACATTAAGGCCATAGTATCCATAGAAAAGGAAATACAGTATGAGCCCTGGACGGAAAGCTTATTTCTTGCCGAATTGCGACAACCGCAGGCTCTCTGCTTCACTCTAACGGTGCGTGGCTCCATCGCAGGTTATGTTTGTAGTAATATTATCCATGGCGAACTGCACGTAAACAACATCGGCATTGCTCCTTCTTTCCAGAATCGGGGTTACGGAACAGGCCTTATGGTGAAACTCCTTGAGGAAGCCCGGGAAAGAGGGGCAAGGATCGTGCATCTGGAGGTTCGTGAATCGAACTTCTCTGCCCTTCATCTCTATCGGAAGCTTGGCTTCCGTGTAAGAGGGCGACGTCCCGGCTATTACTCAACGCCGTCGGGCAAAGAAGACGCAATTCTGATGTCCCTTACCCTTTAG
- the rapZ gene encoding RNase adapter RapZ, with the protein MRKSSRSSHHIVVVTGLSGSGKSTAIKAFEDIGYLCIDNLPVPLLPALLDLCEGEMPDTRKVALGIDIRERTFLKAYEKIFKEIQEKGYNLEILFFEASVDVLQRRYSQTRRIHPLELWDGYKTDRSENSGEHGGIRRSLLEAINRERELLKPLRDRATKVIDTSELTVHALKQMITTTYRLVREEEAMTVQVLSFGFKYGVPHDADMVLDVRFLPNPFFVESLRPLTGCNPEVQTWVFSHDDTQDFIRLVESLLEFLVPRYLKEGRRYFTIAFGCTGGKHRSVVMAEHFSSWFRNRGFYTLTFHRDAGNE; encoded by the coding sequence ATGAGAAAGTCTTCCAGAAGCTCTCATCACATAGTGGTGGTCACCGGCTTATCCGGATCCGGTAAATCCACGGCCATCAAAGCTTTCGAAGATATCGGTTATCTTTGCATAGACAACCTTCCGGTTCCCCTTCTTCCTGCACTGTTAGACCTGTGTGAGGGTGAAATGCCCGACACCAGGAAAGTGGCCCTGGGTATAGACATAAGAGAACGGACCTTTTTGAAGGCCTACGAAAAAATTTTCAAAGAAATCCAGGAAAAGGGATACAATCTGGAAATATTGTTCTTCGAAGCATCCGTTGACGTGCTCCAGAGGCGGTACAGTCAGACCAGAAGAATTCATCCTTTAGAACTGTGGGACGGCTACAAAACAGATCGGTCGGAAAATTCCGGCGAGCATGGAGGAATACGAAGGTCGTTGCTGGAAGCGATAAACAGAGAGAGGGAGCTCCTGAAACCTTTAAGAGACCGAGCCACAAAGGTGATTGACACATCAGAGCTGACCGTCCATGCCTTAAAACAGATGATCACCACCACCTACCGTCTGGTCCGCGAAGAAGAAGCCATGACGGTACAGGTACTTTCTTTCGGATTCAAGTACGGGGTACCCCATGATGCCGACATGGTTCTGGACGTAAGATTTTTGCCAAATCCCTTTTTTGTAGAATCTCTCAGACCCCTCACAGGTTGCAATCCCGAAGTTCAAACCTGGGTGTTCAGTCATGATGACACACAGGACTTTATAAGGCTCGTTGAGTCGCTACTGGAATTCCTCGTGCCTCGTTATCTGAAAGAAGGCAGGAGGTATTTCACGATAGCTTTCGGCTGCACCGGCGGGAAGCACAGATCCGTGGTCATGGCAGAGCATTTCTCGTCATGGTTTCGCAATCGGGGTTTTTACACTCTAACCTTTCACAGAGATGCCGGCAATGAGTAG
- a CDS encoding PTS sugar transporter subunit IIA, which yields MSSGGIRQANATSEDSKVGVIVATHCDLAKELLRAAKLIVGSLEGFYAITITPDMKTEDITELFSRMIKEADSGRGVLILTDIYGGTPTNIALSFSGNTVDVVCGVNLPMLIKAYSCRKHGCSLEDMARIVQDYGRSHITRANEILPPDAE from the coding sequence ATGAGTAGTGGTGGGATCAGGCAGGCAAATGCAACGAGCGAAGACAGCAAAGTCGGCGTTATAGTTGCAACTCACTGCGATCTGGCAAAGGAGCTTTTAAGAGCTGCAAAACTTATTGTGGGTTCTCTGGAAGGATTCTACGCAATCACCATAACCCCCGATATGAAAACCGAAGACATTACGGAACTTTTCAGCCGAATGATCAAAGAAGCCGACAGCGGTCGGGGAGTCCTGATACTGACGGATATCTACGGAGGAACTCCCACCAACATAGCCCTCTCCTTTTCCGGCAATACGGTTGACGTCGTATGCGGGGTAAATCTGCCAATGCTGATAAAGGCTTATAGCTGTCGAAAACACGGATGTTCGCTGGAGGACATGGCACGCATAGTTCAGGATTACGGTAGAAGCCATATAACCCGGGCAAATGAAATACTGCCTCCCGATGCAGAGTGA
- the hpf gene encoding ribosome hibernation-promoting factor, HPF/YfiA family, with product MQIDFTFRNIEPSEDVKSYVETKIGRVKRYLLEPIEARVVLKAEKYRYIAEISISSNGIRINASEETEDLYSAIDLLADTVESQIKKQLDKMRRRKLSAQERNIIANRNRSSVEGTMGEADEDEYVVFTEPFDPKPIDLDEAILQLNKSDRGFLVFTNQDTGRINVIYRREDGNYGLIET from the coding sequence ATGCAGATTGATTTTACTTTTCGGAACATTGAGCCTTCTGAGGATGTAAAATCTTACGTGGAAACCAAAATCGGTCGGGTGAAACGATACCTGTTGGAGCCGATAGAGGCGCGCGTTGTATTGAAAGCGGAAAAGTATCGGTATATTGCCGAAATCAGCATATCTTCGAACGGTATCCGCATAAACGCGTCAGAAGAAACGGAAGACCTGTACAGCGCTATTGATCTGCTGGCCGATACCGTAGAAAGCCAGATCAAGAAACAACTCGACAAGATGAGGCGGAGGAAGCTGTCGGCTCAGGAAAGAAACATCATCGCCAATAGAAACAGGAGCTCCGTAGAAGGTACGATGGGAGAAGCGGACGAGGACGAATATGTGGTATTCACCGAACCTTTTGATCCTAAACCCATCGATCTGGATGAAGCAATTCTTCAGCTGAACAAATCGGATCGCGGTTTTTTGGTTTTCACCAATCAGGATACGGGAAGGATTAACGTGATTTACAGGCGTGAGGACGGCAACTACGGGCTAATAGAAACTTAG
- a CDS encoding PTS sugar transporter subunit IIA, translating to MRLMDLLPRRAILTDFEPPDKIAALKKLSELLAPHTSSLSQDEIFRILLERENLGSTGVGRGIAIPHGRCKNIRRPVLCFAKSTKGVDFGASDGKPVHLFFAMVAPENNSTANIKVLAKMAEILKNPTARDALFEAHNADEIAEVLSRYDSDF from the coding sequence ATGAGACTTATGGACTTACTGCCCAGGCGGGCAATACTTACCGACTTCGAACCACCCGATAAGATTGCGGCTCTGAAAAAGTTGAGCGAACTGCTGGCGCCTCATACATCGTCCCTGAGTCAGGACGAAATTTTTCGGATATTGCTTGAGCGAGAAAACCTGGGGTCGACGGGAGTCGGTAGAGGTATCGCCATTCCTCACGGCAGGTGCAAAAATATCAGGAGGCCGGTACTGTGCTTCGCAAAATCCACAAAGGGCGTTGATTTCGGTGCATCTGACGGCAAACCCGTTCATCTTTTTTTCGCCATGGTTGCCCCCGAAAACAATTCAACGGCTAACATAAAGGTTCTGGCAAAGATGGCGGAAATCCTCAAAAATCCTACGGCTCGTGATGCCCTTTTTGAGGCTCATAATGCAGACGAAATAGCCGAGGTATTGAGCCGTTACGATTCCGATTTTTGA